The following is a genomic window from Pectobacterium carotovorum.
GCAGCACAGCGACCAGCAAGTCTTGCAGATCGGAGGTTTCTGCGGTTTTGCCGCACATGCCCTGCGCGTAAGAGCAGCCGTTTCCAACAGGGGTACGAATTGTTTGTTCACATTGCACACAAAACATAATGACTTCCTTTTTTAAGTTGCATTTAAAATGCTTGTTTAAAGCATAGTGTCAGCCGAGGCAGGTAAAAAGGCTTTTTTACTGCAACTTTAGGTAAATTTGATTTAGCGCAATTTTGGTGATGGGCAATGAAAATCACTCTCAATCACGGCCCATAAAAGCGGGGGAAAACGGCGTGCAGTGTGCGCTTATGAGGAAAATAACGCCATCAGTATCGGAGCGGCGAGGCTTAATAAGAAGCCATGTACGATGGCGGCAGGCACGATATCGATACCCGCGCTGCGCTGCAAAACGGGCAGCGTGAAATCCATCGAGGTGGCGCCGCAAAGCCCTAACGCACAGGAGCGATTACGCTGTGCCAGCGCGGGAACGAGCATGATCGCCAGCAGTTCGCGGGTCAGATCGTTGAAAAACGCAGCGCTGCCGATGACGGGTCCAAGCGCGTCGGTCAGGAGAATGCCAGACAGTGAATACCATCCATAGCCGGATGCCATCGCCAGACCGGTTTTCAGCGGCAGCCCCAATACCCACGCGGCAAGCAGCCCGCCTCCTAACGCGCTGATACCGACGATAAGCGCGATGACCAGACCGCGGCGGTTTAATATGATCTGGCGCAGCGTCATCCCGCTGTTACGCAGTTGGACACCGACCAGAAATAGCAGAAAGATCAGGGCATATTCGCTGCCTTTGCTGGCATAGGTGAATCCTGACCAGTGCGTTAAGCCGAGTAAAAAACCACCGAATACCACGCTGCAAAGTTTGAATGATTCAAGGATCATGCGCAGTCGAGAAGGCGGGGCGGCATCTCTGTACTTGCTGCGCCATGCGTTGCGCTTTTCCCATAGCCACAGGGCAATGCCGTTTGCCGCGACAATACAGAAGGCGAAGACGGCGGTGTAGCGGAAGATCAGTAACAAATTGCTGCTGATATTTTCCAGAAAGGCCAGGCTTATTCCCATCAAAAACAGAATAACGTACACCATCCAACTCAGCAGCTGGTTAATCAGCTGTAATGCTTTTTTGGCGCGCAGCGGTACCAGATAGCCAATGATGAGCGGTAATAAAATAATTAATAATCCTGAATACATCACAGAATTGATGTCCTTACGCGAGAAAAACGGCGCTAACCCGTATTTTAGGATGAGCTGGAGTGACCGTAGTCAGACTCAGACAGTGAGGCTTTTCTTCTTCATGTCGATCCCGATAGACGTCGACACGGCGGAAACGCAAACCATGCGTTAGCAACATAACCGTGTGTTAACAACGTCGTGGGATTCATCGGCTACACTTGGCGGGAAGAAAAACGATAATCTATTAAAATTAAACAAATTATCGGAGCGAGTAAAGCGCTGTCTGGCAGGATGTTCTATACGGTGGGCATTCTGGCAGCAGAAAACCGCAGGCAGCCGCTATAGGAGAGAAGGATGCATCTGGAAAGTATTGAAATCCTGGGGTTTCGGGGAATCAATCGTCTGTCGCTGGTGCTGGACGAGAATAACGTGCTGATTGGTGAGAACGCCTGGGGGAAATCAAGCCTGCTGGACGCGCTCTCACTGCTGCTGGCACCGACGTTGCCGCTTTATCATTTTGATATGCAGGATTTTCACTTCACGCCGGGGGATGAAAATAGTCGGGAGAAGCATCTTCAGGTTATTTTCACCTTTTGTGAAACCGCACCCGGCCACCATTTATCGCCACGCTACCGTTCACTTAACCCTGTTTGGGTGGAAGGCGAGGCGTCGTTATATCGCATTTTCTATCGGCTGGAAGGTGAAGTGGACGAAAGCCAGTCGGTTTTCACCTGGCGCAGCTTTCTGGACGCAGACGGGCACCCGATACCGCTGGATGATATTGACGAACTGGCCAGAGAGATTATCCGTCTGCATCCGGTGCTGCGGCTGCGCGATGCGCGTTTTATGCGGCGTCTGCGATCCGGGACGCTGGCAGCGACGTTAGATAACAGTAATGAAAAGCTGGCTCAGCAGTTTGAGCAGCTGATGCGCGAGCTGGCGCAAAATCCGCAGAAGCTGACGGATAAAGAGTTACGTCATGGTCTGGTGGCGATGCGTCAACTGCTGGAGCACTATTTTTCCGAGCAAAGTGCCACGGGTAACGATCGACGCCACCATCGTCATGCGCGAGCGCACAACGGTAAATCGTGGCGATCGCTGGACAACATCAACCGCCTGATTGCCGATCCGAATAGCCGCAGTCGCCGCATTATCCTGCTGGAGCTGTTTTCTACGCTGTTGCAGGCGAAAGGATCGGTGGCGCTGGATCCGCATGCCCGTCCGCTCTTGCTGATTGAAGACCCTGAAACCCGCCTGCACCCGATTATGCTATCCGTCGCCTGGGGGCTTCTGGTGCAGTTGCCGCTCCAGAAAGTCACGACAACGAATTCGGGAGAGCTGCTGTCGCTGGTGCCGATGGAGCAGGTGTGCCGTCTGGTGCGGGAATCTTCACGGGTTGCGACATATCGTATTGGCCGTCAGGGCATGAGTGCGGAAGACAGTCGGCGCATTGCGTTTCACATTCGTATGAATCGACCTGCTTCGCTCTTCGCCCGCTGCTGGCTGCTGGTGGAAGGGGAAACCGAAGTCTGGATGCTGAATGAACTGGCGCGCCAATGCGGGCACCATTTTGAGGCGGAAGGGGTGAAGGTGATTGAGTTTGCCCAGTCCGGGCTCCGGCCATTGTTGAGGTTCGCACGGCGTATGGGGATTGAGTGGCATGTGCTGGTCGATGGCGACGATGCGGGGAAAAAGTATGCCGCGACGGCGAAAAGCATGTTAACCGTTCAGGACGAGAGTGAACGCGATCATCTGACCGTTTTGCCCGCATCGGACATGGAGCACTATATGTATCGTGAGGGGTTCAGCCATGTTTACCACCGCACCGCACAGTTGCCGGAGAAGGTGCCGCTATCGATGCACAAAATCATCATTAAGGCTATCCATCGTTCATCCAAACCCGATCTGGCGATTGAAGTGGCAATGGAAGCTGCGGCGATGGGCAGCGATGCAATTCCACCGCTTATTCGCAGCATGTTTTCCCGCGTGCTGTGGCTGGCTCGCGGGCGGGCGGATTAGCGTTAACGGTATATATCAATAAAAAAATGCCGTTCAGTGTAATGAACGGCATTTGTCGCATTATAGTCATTTTACGGTTTAGCGTAGGTATTCTGAGTAAACGTGTAGGGTGTAGAAGGGGTCAGGATGCGGCCTCGGCGATTTGCGGGACGATCAGGCAGGCATGATTACCTTTCGGCCCTTGATGAACATCAAACCTGACAACCTGTCCGGCTTTCAGAGTCCGGTAGCCATCCATTTGAATGGTTGAGTAGTGCGCGAAGATATCGTCACCACCCCCTTCTGGACAGATAAAACCAAACCCTTTGGCATTATTGAACCATTTAACAGTACCTGTCTCCATGCATTGACATCCTTCGCAAGAGTATTCTTTTCAGTAAGGTGTGGTTATTTGGTTACTACGAATACGAATTGATTAAAACCCCATCAATTCATCCGTACACTTTAGTGAAATCGATCCCGGCGTCAAGCGATCCACGGCGAGGTGTTGAGGGGAGTTTGTCAAAGTTTGATGCAGATAACGCTATTGATGAACCCGCGATCGTGTTGCGTACTCAAGATATCGGTTACAGGCCTTGAATTTTACTTTCCAGGAACCATTTAATCCCTCAGGTGGTAAAATAAAAAGTAGACGTGATACTGTAAATACAGAGATACCCGTCATCTTTCAAGTCGCAGGCCTCATTTCCTGCTTCTCGAATCTATTGGGAATAACAGACCAATGTCGCAGGTCGCGATATTCGTTACATGATGTGGATAGAGAATGGGAAACAACAGTACGTGGTCACAATCTGAGAACCTGACCGCCGATAAACAGAAAGAAAAATTGCAGCCGCCGTCCATGTATAACGTGGTGTTGAATAACGATGATTACACCCCGATGGAATTTGTTATTGACGTCCTGCAAAAGTTCTTTTCTTATGATATTGAACGCGCCACACAGCTTATGTTAACCGTGCATTATCAGGGTAAAGCAATTTGTGGCGTATTCAGTGCTGAAGTGGCTGAGACCAAGGTCGTACAAGTCAATCGTTATGCCAGAGAAAACGAGCACCCGCTGCTCTGTACGCTGGAAAAAGCCTGAAGTCAGGCGATTTATTGGGAGAGGTGCCTATGCTCAATCAAGAACTGGAACTCAGTCTCAACATGGCTTTCGCCAGAGCGCGTGAGCACCGACACGAGTTTATGACCGTGGAGCACCTGCTGTTGGCTCTGCTCAGTAACCCAGCCGCCCGTGAAGCACTGGAAGCCTGCACGGTAGATTTAGCCGCGCTGCGCCAGGAACTGGAAGCGTTCATTGAGCAGACCACACCAACATTACCGCAGAGTGACGACGAGCGAGAAACTCAGCCAACGCTCAGCTTCCAACGTGTACTTCAACGCGCAGTCTTCCATGTGCAGTCCTCCGGCCGCAGCGAAGTGTCCGGCGCCAACGTTCTGGTCGCGATTTTTAGCGAACAGGAATCTCAGGCCGCCTACCTGTTGCGTAAGCATGACGTCAGCCGTCTGGATGTAGTGAACTTTATTTCTCACGGCACGCGTAAAGAAGAAACCGATCAGGCGCCGAACCCTGAAAATCCCGTCAATGAAGAACAGGCAGGAGGGGAAGATCGTATGGAAAACTTCACCACCAATCTGAATCAACTGGCTCGCGTTGGCGGTATCGATCCGCTCATTGGCCGGGATAAGGAACTGGAACGCACGATTCAGGTATTGTGCCGCCGTCGTAAAAATAACCCGCTGCTGGTCGGCGAATCTGGTGTGGGTAAAACCGCGATTGCTGAAGGGCTGGCCTGGCGTATTGTGCAGGGTGATGTACCAGAAGTGATGGCGGAGTGCACGCTGTACTCGCTGGACATCGGCGCGCTGCTGGCGGGCACCAAATACCGCGGTGACTTTGAAAAACGCTTCAAGGCGTTGCTGAAACAGCTCGAACAGGATAAAAACAGCATTCTGTTCATTGATGAAATTCACACGATTATCGGCGCGGGTGCCGCGTCCGGTGGTCAGGTTGATGCCGCGAATCTGATTAAACCACTGCTTTCCAGCGGCAAGATTCGCGTCATTGGTTCAACCACCTATCAGGAATTCAGCAATATCTTTGAAAAGGATCGGGCGCTGGCGCGTCGTTTCCAGAAAATCGATATCACTGAACCCAGCGTGGAAGAAACCATACAAATCATTAATGGCCTGAAGCCGAAGTATGAGGCTCACCATGATGTTCGCTATACGTCGAAAGCGATTCGCGCAGCGGTAGAGCTGGCGGTGAAATATATCAACGATCGTCATCTGCCGGATAAAGCGATCGATGTGATCGATGAAGCGGGCGCACGCAGCCGTCTGGTTCCGGTCAGCAAGCGGAAGAAAACGGTTAATGTGAGTGACATCGAATCCGTTGTCGCCCGTATTGCCCGTATTCCAGAAAAAACTGTCTCCGCCAGCGATCGCGATGTGCTGAAGAACCTCAGTGACCGTCTGAAAATGCTGGTGTTCGGACAGGACAAGGCTATCGAAGCGCTGTCTGAGTCTATCAAGATGAGCCGTGCAGGATTGGGCCAGGAGCGTAAACCGGTCGGTTCCTTCCTGTTCGCCGGTCCTACCGGTGTCGGTAAGACGGAAGTGACGTTACAGCTGGCAAAAGCGCTGGATATTGAACTGCTGCGCTTTGATATGTCCGAATATATGGAACGTCATACGGTCAGCCGCTTGATTGGTGCGCCTCCCGGCTATGTGGGCTACGATCAGGGCGGCCTGCTGACGGATGCTGTGATTAAGCATCCTCATGCGGTACTGCTGCTGGATGAGATCGAGAAAGCGCACCCAGATGTCTTTAATCTGCTGTTGCAGGTAATGGATAACGGTACGCTGACGGACAACAATGGCCGAAAAGCTGATTTCCGTAATGTCATTGTCGTCATGACCACCAACGCAGGCGTGCGAGAAACACAGCGTAAATCTATCGGTATCATCCATCAGGACAACAGCAGTGATGCGATGGAAGAGATCAAGAAGGTGTTTACGCCGGAATTCCGTAACCGTCTGGATGGCATTATCTGGTTCAACCATCTGTCTGCCGACGTTATTCAGCAGGTTGTCGATAAATTTATCGTGGAACTTCAGGCACAGCTGGATGCGAAAGGCGTATCGCTGGAAGTCAGTGATGAAGCGCGTAACTGGCTGGCAGAGAAAGGCTATGACAAAGCCATGGGTGCCCGACCGATGGCACGCGTAATGCAGGAAAGCCTCAAGAAACCGCTGGCCAACGAGCTGCTATTTGGTTCGCTGGTGGACGGTGGTTCTGTTACGGTGGAACTGGATAAAGAAACACAACAGCTGACGTACGGCTTCAAGAGCGCGCAGAAGCGGAAAGCGGAAAGCGTTAATTAATCGATATCGTATGTTGTTATCTAAGAGGGATGCTGAGGCATCCCTTTTTTATTGCTAACTCAAAAACCACGTCCTGTGGGCGTGGTCATCAGTATGTTTTGGCTCTGCCTTAATGTCTTTTGATTTAAGTTTAACAGTCTCTGGCAGAGACTTCTTTTTAGGGATTTTAGTACGCCCCTATGGGGCGCATTCAATGCCACCTGCTACGCAGGTGGATTTTTACTGGAAGTTTGCTACTTTCTTGGGGCTATTTGGCATCATGGCCTGGTTGAAAATGCGGTTCTTGGATCTTTTCGGATAGGCCAAGATTTCACACAATGGCGGCTACTGAGCGGTTGGCCTTGTCGCGCTTGAGCTGATATGTGGCCGCCTCGCTCCACCTCAACCCTTTCTCATTTTGGAGTGAACGATGAGCCAACGTCTTGATTACTACAGCAAGTCTCCCGATGCCGCCAAGAAGTATCTGGAATTCAATAACGTTTTGCATAAGAAACCGTTCCTGGCTGAGATAGGCCATCTGGTTACGCTGCGCGCTTCTCAGCTTAACGGCTGTGCGTTCTGTGTCGATATGCACGTTAAAGAAGCCAAGATTAATGGGGAGCGCGAACTACGCCTGCATCATGTGGCGGTTTGGCGCGAATCACCGCTTTTTTCCCCGCGCGAGCGTGCTGCGCTTGAATGGACTGAAGTATTGACTCATCTTCCGCCGCACGGCGTACCGGACGAGGTGTTTACGCGCGTTCGTGAACAGCTGTCAGAAGAAGAGCTGGCTGATTTATCTTTTATGATTATCGCGATTAATGGCTGGAATCGTCTGGGCGTTGCGTTTCAGGTGGTTCCCGGTTCCGCAGATAAGCTGTACGGGCTGGAAAAAGCGAATCTGAGCTAATCTAGCCTTTGTTGCTGTTCAAGTTCGGCGCGGATCAGCGTGGCAAGCCGTTCTGATTCAGCTACGGTGGTGCAGTTAGTGAAACTGGCTAATAAAGCGTTATCACCGTTTCCTGATATGGCCCAACGCGATAGTGGTTGAACGGCAATCCCTTGAGCCAGCAAGCGGTCGGCAAGCTGCCGATCGCTAATGCTATCCGGCAGGCGTAAAACTAAATGCATGCCGCCCGGCTGCGAGTCAATGTGTATGCGATTCCCTAAAATACCTTGCAGCGATGCGATTGTGGCAGTGCGACGCTCGGCATAAAGGCGTCGCATGCGCTGAATATGCCGGGCAAAATGGCCTTCAGCGATGAAGCTGGCAACGATAGATTGCGTCATTGTTGGCGATGCTGAAGCGAAGAAAATTCGGCTTGTGCGTTCAAAGGCGGCAACTTGCGCCTGAGGCACAACTAAATAGGCCAGACGAATCCCCGGAAATAACACCTTACTGAAGGTGCCTGCATACAGAACCCGACCGTGACGATCCAGGCTTGCAAGCGCTGGAAGCGGGCGGCTGACGTAGCGATACTCTCCATCATAATCATCCTCCACTATCCAGGCATTCTGGGCCGTTGCCCACTGTAATAACGCCTGTCGCCGAGGCAGTGATAGCGACATCGACAGAGGGCTTTGGTGCGCGGGAGTGACAACGGCCATTGTGGCGTCATTCGCCAGCGCGATGCCGCGCTCGATGTTAAGCCCTTCACGATCGACGGAGACCGGAATCGGACAGAGCCCAGATTGGGATAACAATTGGCGGGTGGGAGGATAGCCGGGGTCCTCAACCCATACGCGCTGTTCCGATTTCAGCAGCGCTAAAATGGCGAGTTGCAAATTGGCACGCCACCCCGAGGTGATGAAGACCTGATTTGCGGTACAGTCAATGCCGCGTGCCACTTGCAGATAAGACGCGATGGCGTTCCTTAGCGCGGGTAAACCATAGGGGGCGGGGTAATCCCAATCCGGTAATTGCATGCTGCGAAGATAACGTGCACCCAACCGCGCCCATAGTTTGCGGGGGAATGCGTCAAAGGCGGGAACCCCCATCTGAAAAGGCAGCAACTGCGCTGGGCGCCACAGTACATCCTGTTCATCGCCGGAAGCGGTGAGGGACACCGGCGCGTCGATAGCGGGAGTCGGCGTTAAGGGTAAATCGGGATTCACAAGCGTTCCAGCCTGACCGCGTGCCTGTAGGTAGCCCTCTGCAATCAGCAGCGAGTAGGCTTGCTCTATCGTCCCGCGCGCCACACCGAGTTCTTTCGCAAGCATACGCGTAGAAGGCAGGCGATCGCCCGGTGCCAATAGGCTCATGCTAATAGCACGGCGCACCCGCTCGTAAAGCTGGCGATAAAGCGGCGTATTCTCCTGAAAGGAGAGAGGGGAAAATAGATGAGAGTTAGGCTTCATACATGGAATCCATGACAAGCAGGTTATAGGCCCAAAAAGCAAAAGCCCTTGCCATGAAGGAAAGGGCTGGGGAGGGAGTCACATCCTCATATATCGCTGTTTTTAGCGATGAGCAAACCGGTTAACGGCTGCGGAAGACAATGCGGCCTTTACTCAGGTCGTACGGGGTTAATTCTACAGTGACTTTGTCACCCGTCAGGATGCGGATATAGTTTTTACGCATTTTACCGGAGATATGAGCGGTAACCACGTGCCCGTTTTCCAATTCAACGCGGAACATGGTGTTGGGCAGCGTATCAAGCACGGTGCCTTGCATTTCAATATTGTCTTCTTTGGCCATCGAATCCTCTAGGTTTAACTACCTTTATTTTTTAACCGCAAGATAATGCCGAAAAACCGCCATTATGTAAAGAAGCGTTCACGTTTGGGACGTTATTTACCCGGTTTTCTCTGTCATAGTACTGGTTCGGCGAGCCGTTGTGGTAACCAACAGCCCTCGTCGACGGCGAGATCCTGCCATTGAGAAAGCTGTTGCAGGAAGCGATCGCGAGGGATTTCACTCACGCCCAGCGACGCAGTATGGGCGTTTAACACCTGACAATCGATCAGTTCACCACCGTGGCGAATAAAATGCTGTTGAAATGCCAGCAGCGCGTATTTTGACGCATTATCCGTACGGCTGAACATTGACTCGCCGCAAAATAATCTTCCTTGTTCAATGCCATACAACCCTCCAACCAGTTTGTCATCCTGCCATACCTCGACAGAATGCGCTTTGCCAGCCAAATGAAGCTGGCGATAGGCTGAGATAATGCCCGACGTAATCCAGGTACCGTCATGGTGCTCGTGCGCGCAGGCGTGAATGACATCATCAAACGCCTGATTCAGCGTGGCGTGAAACGTATGGCGCTTCAGAAATTTTTTCATACTGCGGCTGATATGGAGTTCATTAGGAAACAGCACCGCTCGCGGATTCGGAGACCACCATAAAATAGGTTCACCGGGGGAAAACCAGGGGAAAATTCCCTGTCGGTAAGCCGCTTTTAACCGGGCCACGGAGAGATCGCCGCCAACGGCCAGCAGGCCGTTGGGGTCATCTAGCGCATGGTTCGGATCAGGAAACTGAAGCGATTGGGACGATAGCTGATATAGGCGCATGTTTTTCAAACGTTGTGTTTCAACCGAGTTTGCCTTAAACGTGTTGGCGGAATTGCCAATAACGACCTTTTTCTGCCATTAGCGCCTGATGGCTACCCTGTTCGATCACTTTGCCGTCATCCAGAATACAGATGCGATCCATTGATTCTAAACCGTATAACCGGTGAGTGATAACGATTAGCGTCTTATCAGCACAGTGCTGGCGCAACAGTTGCAGAATACGTTTTTCAGTTTCTGCGTCCAACCCTTCGGTGGGTTCATCCAGCAGAACCAGCGGCGCGTCGTGTAATAAGGCACGCGCTAAAGCGATACGGCGCTGTTCACCGCCGGAGAGCTGGCGACCGCCTTCTCCCAGCCAGGCATTCAGCCCTTCATTTTCCAGCAGTTTTTCTAACCCAACCTGCTGTAATACCTCGGCCAGTTTTTCGTCCCGCGCAGTGGGTGCGGCCAGCAGCAGGTTATCACGCAGCGTTGCGCTAAAAATATGCACGCGCTGTGGTACCACGCTCATCATTGCACGGAGATCTTCTTCCCGCCAATCGGCAAGAGAATGACCATTCAGCGTAATATCGCCGTATTCACAATTCCATGCCCGAGTCAGCAGCTGTAATAGCGTCGATTTCCCACATCCGGTACGGCCCAGCAGCGCCAGATGCTCGCCCGGCTTAATGGAAAGGGAAATATTCTGTAGCACGGGCTGGGGCTGACCGGGGTACGTGAACCCCACATGCGAGAGTTCGAGTGAGGCCTCGCGTGACGTTTCTGGCCCATGCTCAGGAAACGTGACGTCAACGGGCTGACGAATGATTTGATCGACCCGAGCGGCGGAGGCGAGTACTTGTCCCATATGCTGAAACGCCACCGTAACGGGAGCCAACGCCTCGAAGGCAGCAAGCGAGGCAAACACGAACAGTGCAATCAACGCGCCGGGCTGTGGATTACCGCCAACGCCATCCGCTGCCAGCCACAGAATCAGGGTAACGGTCAGTCCGCTGCACAGAATCATCACCGCCTGAGACTGGCCGGTAAGATTGGCTTGCTGGCGTTGACGACGCAGCCAGTTAATTTCCACCAGTGCCAACTGCTGGCGGACGCGATCGAGTGCGCCGAAGACAGTCAGCTCTGCCTGACCTTGTAGCCAGGTCGTCAGTTGGAGGCGGTATTGTGCCCGCAGCGCGGTCAAATCCTGCCCGATACCGTTTCCTGCCCGATAAAACAGAACCGGCAGACACAGCAGCAACACCAGCATGATGGCACCAAGCGTTAACGCCAGTGAGGCGTCAATGAAGCTCAGACCGTAACAGACGATAAGAATGACGGCGAATGCGCTAACGATGGGGGAAATCACACGAAGATAGAGGTGGTCGAGCGTATCCACGTCCGCCACAAGCCGGTTGAGCAGTTCAGCCTGACGAAATTGCGCCAGCCCACCCGGAGAGAGCGGCAAAATGCGTGAAAAGGTGAAAACACGTAAACGCAGCAGAACGCGGAAGGTGGCATCGTGACTAACGACTCGTTCGCCATAGCGCCCGGCCGTACGTGCAATCGCCGCACCCCGCACGCCAGCGGCTGGCAGCATATAGTTAAAGGTGAGTAGCCCGACAATTCCTGCCAATGCGGCACCCGCCAGAAACCAGCCGGAGAGGGCAAGGAGGCCGATGCTGGCAAGTAGCGTAGCAATAGCCAGCACGACGCCCAGGCTTAAACGCCAGATGTGCTGACGGTAGAGCGCCAGAAACGGTTTTAATACCTGCATCGTTTTTCTCTGAGCCATTACAGCGCCTCCTGTCGTTGTGCCAGCAGCGTCGCAAAGGGGCCTGCTTCGGCTCGGAGTGTTTGATAATCACCTTGTTGGACTAACCGACCGCCGTCCATGACCCAAATCGCGTCATATTCGGTGATATCGGCGAGCTGGTGCGTCACCAGCAGCGTGGTCTGGTGACGCGCAGCGTCGTTCAACGCCGTCATAACCAGCTCTTCGCTATGGGCATCAAGACTGGCTGACGGTTCATCCAGCAGCAGTAAGTTGCAAGGATGGATCAGTGCACGGGCAACGGCAACGCGCTGCGCCTGACCGACGGATAAGCGCGCTGCGCCGTCACCGATCGTGGTTTCCAGCCCTTGTGGAAGCTGCGGTAAAAATTCCTGCACATAGGCACGTTCAATCGCCTGCTGTAACTCCACAATGCTGGCCTGCGGGTTGCCCAGCAGAATATTGCTACGCAGCGTCTGCTCCGGTAAATGGGGATTTTGCCCAACCCAGCTCAGTTGCTTACGCCATGATTCAGGCGTTAGCGTGTTTAAGGCCTGACCGTTTACGGTCAATGATCCGCGATAGGGCAGGAACCCCAGCAGTGCATTAAGTAGCGAGCTTTTTCCTGCGCCGCTGAGGCCGACCAGCGCGATACGCTCGCCTGCGCGAATATCGAACGTCAACGGTTGAGTTAGCGGCGTGCCATTCGGCGCGAGGACAACCAGATCTTCCGCCCGAATGGCAATGGCGGTATCACTGCTGAATACTTGGGTGCCAAAGCCTACCGTTTCGCCTTCCTCGGCTAAAAAGGTCACCAGCGATTCTGCTGCGCCAATAGCCTGAGCCTTAGCATGATAGAACGTACCCAAATCGCGCAGAGGCTGAAAAAATTCCGGCGCCAGAATCAACACGAGAAAACCGGCGAATAGCGTCACTCCCATTCCGTAATGGCCGAAATCCAGTTCCCCGAGATAAGAGAAACCGAAATAGACGGCGACAACGGCGATCGAAATGGAGGCAAAAAATTCCAATACGCCCGAGGAGAGAAACGCCATGCGCAGCACTTCCATCGTGCGGCTACGGAAATCTTCGGAAGCGTGGCGGATTTGTTCAGTTTCTGCCTTGCCACGATGAAATAGACGTAGCGTCTCCATTCCGCGCAGGCGATCGAGGAAATGTCCGCTCAGGCGTGCCAGCGCTAGGAAATTGCGTCGGTTGGCATCCGCCGCGCCCATGCCGACCAGCGCCATAAAAAGCGGAATGAGCGGGGCAGTCAGAAACAAAATCAAGCCAGCAGCCCAGTTGATCGGGAAGATTGTGATTAAGATAAGCAACGGAATCAGCGCGGCAAGATACATTTGCGGCAGGTAGCGGGCGTAATAATCCTGCATGTCATCAACCTGCTCAAGAATCATCGTTGCCCAACTGCCGGCGGGTTTGCCTTGTACCCAGGCAGGGCCAAGCTGTTGCAATCGATCCAGTACCAACTTACGAATTTGCTGTCGCACCGCCTGTCCGCACAGAAAACCGACGCGCTCGCGTAACACACTGTTGAGCGCTCGCAGAACGAATGTGGCGATCAGCAGAAGGAAGGGAGAGAGCAGGGATTCACGGGAAGCATGCTCGATGATCAAGGCATGAAGCAGCGTAGCTAACAGCCAGGCTTGTGCCACGATTAACGCGCCGCTCAGGAATCCAAGCAGCAGTGAAATTCGTAGCCAACGTTGCGCCAGCTTACTCTGCTGTTTCAG
Proteins encoded in this region:
- a CDS encoding PLP-dependent aminotransferase family protein, translating into MKPNSHLFSPLSFQENTPLYRQLYERVRRAISMSLLAPGDRLPSTRMLAKELGVARGTIEQAYSLLIAEGYLQARGQAGTLVNPDLPLTPTPAIDAPVSLTASGDEQDVLWRPAQLLPFQMGVPAFDAFPRKLWARLGARYLRSMQLPDWDYPAPYGLPALRNAIASYLQVARGIDCTANQVFITSGWRANLQLAILALLKSEQRVWVEDPGYPPTRQLLSQSGLCPIPVSVDREGLNIERGIALANDATMAVVTPAHQSPLSMSLSLPRRQALLQWATAQNAWIVEDDYDGEYRYVSRPLPALASLDRHGRVLYAGTFSKVLFPGIRLAYLVVPQAQVAAFERTSRIFFASASPTMTQSIVASFIAEGHFARHIQRMRRLYAERRTATIASLQGILGNRIHIDSQPGGMHLVLRLPDSISDRQLADRLLAQGIAVQPLSRWAISGNGDNALLASFTNCTTVAESERLATLIRAELEQQQRLD
- the infA gene encoding translation initiation factor IF-1 — its product is MAKEDNIEMQGTVLDTLPNTMFRVELENGHVVTAHISGKMRKNYIRILTGDKVTVELTPYDLSKGRIVFRSR
- the aat gene encoding leucyl/phenylalanyl-tRNA--protein transferase — translated: MRLYQLSSQSLQFPDPNHALDDPNGLLAVGGDLSVARLKAAYRQGIFPWFSPGEPILWWSPNPRAVLFPNELHISRSMKKFLKRHTFHATLNQAFDDVIHACAHEHHDGTWITSGIISAYRQLHLAGKAHSVEVWQDDKLVGGLYGIEQGRLFCGESMFSRTDNASKYALLAFQQHFIRHGGELIDCQVLNAHTASLGVSEIPRDRFLQQLSQWQDLAVDEGCWLPQRLAEPVL
- the cydC gene encoding heme ABC transporter ATP-binding protein/permease CydC, which produces MAQRKTMQVLKPFLALYRQHIWRLSLGVVLAIATLLASIGLLALSGWFLAGAALAGIVGLLTFNYMLPAAGVRGAAIARTAGRYGERVVSHDATFRVLLRLRVFTFSRILPLSPGGLAQFRQAELLNRLVADVDTLDHLYLRVISPIVSAFAVILIVCYGLSFIDASLALTLGAIMLVLLLCLPVLFYRAGNGIGQDLTALRAQYRLQLTTWLQGQAELTVFGALDRVRQQLALVEINWLRRQRQQANLTGQSQAVMILCSGLTVTLILWLAADGVGGNPQPGALIALFVFASLAAFEALAPVTVAFQHMGQVLASAARVDQIIRQPVDVTFPEHGPETSREASLELSHVGFTYPGQPQPVLQNISLSIKPGEHLALLGRTGCGKSTLLQLLTRAWNCEYGDITLNGHSLADWREEDLRAMMSVVPQRVHIFSATLRDNLLLAAPTARDEKLAEVLQQVGLEKLLENEGLNAWLGEGGRQLSGGEQRRIALARALLHDAPLVLLDEPTEGLDAETEKRILQLLRQHCADKTLIVITHRLYGLESMDRICILDDGKVIEQGSHQALMAEKGRYWQFRQHV
- the cydD gene encoding heme ABC transporter permease/ATP-binding protein CydD — encoded protein: MKKTRQQELTAWLKQQSKLAQRWLRISLLLGFLSGALIVAQAWLLATLLHALIIEHASRESLLSPFLLLIATFVLRALNSVLRERVGFLCGQAVRQQIRKLVLDRLQQLGPAWVQGKPAGSWATMILEQVDDMQDYYARYLPQMYLAALIPLLILITIFPINWAAGLILFLTAPLIPLFMALVGMGAADANRRNFLALARLSGHFLDRLRGMETLRLFHRGKAETEQIRHASEDFRSRTMEVLRMAFLSSGVLEFFASISIAVVAVYFGFSYLGELDFGHYGMGVTLFAGFLVLILAPEFFQPLRDLGTFYHAKAQAIGAAESLVTFLAEEGETVGFGTQVFSSDTAIAIRAEDLVVLAPNGTPLTQPLTFDIRAGERIALVGLSGAGKSSLLNALLGFLPYRGSLTVNGQALNTLTPESWRKQLSWVGQNPHLPEQTLRSNILLGNPQASIVELQQAIERAYVQEFLPQLPQGLETTIGDGAARLSVGQAQRVAVARALIHPCNLLLLDEPSASLDAHSEELVMTALNDAARHQTTLLVTHQLADITEYDAIWVMDGGRLVQQGDYQTLRAEAGPFATLLAQRQEAL